The sequence below is a genomic window from Sorangiineae bacterium MSr12523.
CGTGCCCGAATGGGAAGAGCGGCTCGATGGCCTTGGCGTCGAACCAGCGGTATCCAATCAGCAAACCTTCGCTGTATTTGACGTCCAAATCGCTCGAGATGACCGGCTGCGGCAAATCGGCATCTTGCTTCGGGAAGGAGAGGGGAAGCTTGCCCGAAGGGCTGATGTCGCCGAACAGCACGTCGGCAATCGCCTGACCACCCCGGACGCCCGGATACCAGGCTTCGAGCACCGCGTGCACGTGATCGAGCCACGGCATCAACACCGGGCTGCCGCTCTCCAGGACCACGATGATCCGTTTGGCCTTCGCCGCCACCGCGCCGATGAGCGCATTCTGATCGTAACTCTGATTGTACGGATCGGCCTGCGCATCCGGGAGACTCAGACTGGGCAGATCGAGGTGCTCGGTCTCCCATTGCGTGGCGAACACGATGGCGACGTCCGCGTGCGCGGCTGCCTCTGCCGCCGCGGCTGCGTCGTTGCCATCGAAATACGTTACGCTCGCCTTTGGCGCTTTGGCCTTGATGGCCGCCAACGGCGCGGATTTGTACCATGTGGCGCATCGCCCGACGGGCGACGTCGGCGGCGACTGGCAACCCGTGACCGCGTTGCCGTCGATGGGCGGAACCGCCCCCGAGCCGCCTCCCGACAGAACGCCCGCATCGGCATGCCCGCCGATGACCACGATCGACGAAAGGCTCCCAGCTGCGAGCGGCAGCGCATTTTCCGTCGACCCCGCGGGCTTTGCATTCTTGAGAAGCACGGTCGATTGCTGCGCCGCGGTCAGCGCGAAGGCATTACCCGCCGCCTCGTCGATAGCCCCACCCGGGGTCGGCGGAGCGTCCACGATGCCCGCCTGGATGAGGGCACGCAGCTTGCGTTTCACCATGTCGTCGAGCCGCGCCATGGGCACGCTTCCATTGGTGACGGCTTCTTTGAGCTTCCCGTTGAAAAACGAGCGACCCGTGCACGCGGGCATCGACTCGTCGGGGCACCCGGGTTGCTCCTCGTCCAATCCCGCGGTCGCAGCCTGCGACGTGCTGTGCGTAGCGCCCCAATCGGATTGCACGACGCCTTTGAAGCCCCACTCGGTCTTCAAAACGTCGTTCATCAGGTACGGATTTTCGCAAGCGTACGTGCCGTTTATCTTGTTGTAGGCACACATCACGCTGCCGGGCTTGCC
It includes:
- a CDS encoding glycoside hydrolase family 3 C-terminal domain-containing protein, whose product is MRRTCFRYTAIALTCSTTLAMAACSDDDAAKGPGPADAAPIDSAVTDAAQADAEIDVDALAERRVALLLAQMTTDEKIQLVHGTGMPSIGWGTFPPEALSGAGYIPGIPRLGIPKVSMADSTSGVNVKNARVTALPSTLALAASWDPQLAQEYGKRIAIELRTLGYEEGLGGGINLAREPRGGRTFEYLGEDPVLSGLLVAARTTGTRSQKVIATVKHYAMNNQETNRMSSNSLVDERTMRETELLAFEIGVKEGKPGSVMCAYNKINGTYACENPYLMNDVLKTEWGFKGVVQSDWGATHSTSQAATAGLDEEQPGCPDESMPACTGRSFFNGKLKEAVTNGSVPMARLDDMVKRKLRALIQAGIVDAPPTPGGAIDEAAGNAFALTAAQQSTVLLKNAKPAGSTENALPLAAGSLSSIVVIGGHADAGVLSGGGSGAVPPIDGNAVTGCQSPPTSPVGRCATWYKSAPLAAIKAKAPKASVTYFDGNDAAAAAEAAAHADVAIVFATQWETEHLDLPSLSLPDAQADPYNQSYDQNALIGAVAAKAKRIIVVLESGSPVLMPWLDHVHAVLEAWYPGVRGGQAIADVLFGDISPSGKLPLSFPKQDADLPQPVISSDLDVKYSEGLLIGYRWFDAKAIEPLFPFGHGLSYTTFSYSGIDARAESLSGNVTVKLTVSNTGTRAGTETVQVYATLPPDPVEPPKRLVAWQKVSLQPGRSEEIRISFPAKRLATWDVATHAWKINRGTYTFTAATSSRDPHGLSKSVNY